Below is a window of Ischnura elegans chromosome 1, ioIscEleg1.1, whole genome shotgun sequence DNA.
GCGACGATGGTGCAAGATACTCACTCCACATAAGTAAACAACATCCAAAATACAATCTAAATAAGGCGTTTCTTCCGTTTCGCTCCAACCAGATGATTTAggggtgaataaaaaaaacaagtatcgAAAAAAATCCATTATAATGAAGACtggaatctataaaaaaaaaagtgaaaacaatGTCGATTCATTGCGATGCTCAAATAATCACGAAAATATTCTGTAACACTGGAAGAAAACTACAGTAGATCCTGAGTTTTGATGGTCAAACCAGAGCATAAGTACCGTAAGGTAAGGTAGATGAAGGATAAATTACCAATCAGTCTTAGCAGCACAAACATTTTAGAATGCCCACATCACCATTTGAAAACGGGAACAGTGCAAAACATTCAccacagataaaaaatatatcaccacAACACCATGCTTGACTTTTAATAAAACCGTCTGCATGTTCCAAGAGCATATCACAACTTCAATACAAGTTTCTCTTCTCCTCATCGTATCACAAGAGTATAAAGTATTAAATGATTATCTCGATGATTTCCGAAAATCTGGAGATGATAAGTCTTCTTTTGGCCAAATTAAGGTAAAATAGGTGAATTACacaaataaagatttattttcgAGGAAGTCTAAGTCTGTAGAGATGAAACTGCTTCCAGGGAGAATAATGAGTTCCATAACCCACCATACTCAACGACCCAGTCTTAGAGCCAAGAATTCAGGCGGTTATTTCCACAAAAAGCATTCAGAACAAAATCCTCAAGAAAGTGGAATATAATGTGTTTATTAATACTATGTTACACACCGTAAAACAGACACGCAATACATAGGTCACTTCATAAATATTCTATCTTCGTCGacgaaaattttctgaaaaggTGAAACTATATGCACATTTTTATAGTTCTCGCCCAAATAAGGCTTCTTCTTCACAGCATTAGATGTGGTTTGAATGTTCCCGATGAAACGAGTTTGCACAACGGTTGGACATTTCGAAATATCTGTTCCTTTGACACCCACACACAAGAACGACGGAAAGAGTACGGACCTAACGGGATCCCGGGCTAAACACAAAATCATTGGCACTCGTGATGATAGGCATGCAGGTATATCCCTGCAACACAGCCCCGCGATCTGCCGAGGCTCACACAGCGACCAGGAATGCGACGAGTctgcaaaatatatgaatttgatttgaaacaaTATCCCATTCCAGCAAAACGAAGGCCATTTTCCAACAAAAATTTCCAATCATGGAGTTGAAATGAAGACGATATATTCGTAAAGAAGGAAGGAGTCCAAGCAAAAGGGATGGACCAATGCTTACATCCCAGAAAAGAATAAGTTTGAACCAGAAAACTGAAATTTAACCGAAAAACTAGAATTTCCTGCTTGAAATGTAAAATTCAGATTGTTCAGTTGTAACGGTAAAAATCTTAACAAATAATGCAAAGGGATTTTTCCTCAACATAAAAGTAAGTATAAGAAAGCTCTTATACTTCGTGTAACTCAACGTACTTCAATTAAATTATTCCTGTGTTTGACATGATTATCATTATTGCTGGAGTGAATTCTCCTTCCAATTTTTTTCGTACAACAGGTATTTAGTAATCATGAGAATTCAATTGGAAGAGTTGGAAAAAGTTTGAATATAttggacaaaaaaattaacatactATAAGCCGTcacgatttttttattgtaaggCTTCCATTCGTACCAGTTTACCTTCACTAAGTTTTAATTAGCATTACTTACGCACAGGGTACTTCGATGGAAAAGGTCTTTTCAGAATTCATTCAGCAAAACAAGTGCGCAAAGGTGAACACACCCCTTATTCTATTCAAGCTCGTCATTAAAGATTACTGAGCCACAACCATTATAGAAACAAGAACACTCCATTCAGTTAAGATATAAGGACAACACCAGAACCAGTAGTATCTTAAGTTCCAAAGAGATAATTTCAGCCAACTTATTTCTCACCCCACTGTCAATCAAAGgcaatgattttcatttaatcCTGTAGATAACTTGCACAACATGCCGATCAAGAAATTTTAGCACACGCAGAGAAAAATTCACGACGAAGATAACCTAGTATCAATGAGCCTCCAGCGTAAATTCCGACCATCAAACACGGACATCGCCATTCAATTTGACGAGGGTCTTTAGGGGAAAGACAACACAACAAACTAAGAACACCAGATCACTGGCACAATAAGCAAAACTGTATCAAATCACTACAGTCAAAGAGTTTATGATTACAAATTATTATGCATTAGATTGTTATAAGGTTTCAAATTAGATCATCGACTCACAACAAAGGGAACTATTACCCATGcacgaacaaaattagaacaggcaCTATTTTCAGCTCATACGGTCATAGAAGTTGATGTGGTTGCACGGAGAATGTTTGTATCATGCATCTACATATTAACTGGGACGTGCTATAGTGTCGAGCGATCAGATCTTACACATCGCTTTCAGATTGTTTTTATCATGCAATTTTATGACACTCCGTAACCAAACGTCATGAAGCACTATTAAGTACAACGGGGGAAAAGTATCTCGGCAAACTTTTTGCCGCCACAATCCATCCACGAGAAATTGTTTCCCTTCTGATGGCACGTTATTCTAAGGCCAAATGCACCACAAGGGCATTTCAAACACGTCCCTTCCTATTTCCGCCGTAGAAGTCGTGTTTGAGTATACGCAGCTGGCCTGCCGAAGGTGTTACTCGCGCAGGTTCCTGAATGGCTGATTGCGAGTGAATAGTTTGGCCGAGTCCGAATACAAGAGAAGGAGCTACATGTGAAGGAAAAacgggaggaagagaaaaaatgtgGGGAATTTTTGACACGAGAGTTAAATAGAACATTTCAAAAGCATTGAACAAAGGTTATCTAATGCCACCATTCGAGAACAGGTGGTGAAAATGATGAAAGACGATGTGGCGAGTATGAATTTTCCTCATCCTGAAAGAATAACATGATATGGGAAAGGAAATCGAATTTCATGCGGACCAATATTGTCGGCAAAAACTTTCTCGAGATACTTTTTCCCCCACAGTACATCCACAGAAGCAGCGTAAAAGTAAACACACCCATCCTCTGAGAAGTGGTTTGCGAAAAGATTATGCGAATAGAAAAGTATACAGGCTGTCAATCCCTCCGCAAAGTCAATCATATAACCTGCCATAGTCAAGTCAGGCCCTTAAACTAAAAAGCATTGGGGAAGAAATACGGCATTACTTCAATACTTGCAACTATTTGAATCCATAAAGccaaatattataattactaaCATGGATATTTATACCGCTCGAAAAAATGGAGACAACCTTATCTTTTCAATGGGTAACAATGTATGAATACccaaaaaaatggacaaaataagAGCGCTGCTAACATAAATGTCCTTTCATCTTCAACGGAAAGGGAAGGGTAAGATTAAAATGGTCTTTCGTACAGAGGGCCCGATTATTTTGACCTTAAAGGCTGTGGTTTATCCATTCAGCATCGGCAGTTTTTCGTGGCGACCTGacctttttcacaaaattacatCAAATGTCTATTTTCCCCACGCCTTGAACTATGTTAAAGCAAAATTTCAACGAGTTTGAATTGAATCCATGATTTTGAGGAAAGTAAAGACATAAGAATAGTTACAAAACTATTATCTATCATACGATAGAAGGCATCATCCAGGCTAAAATCaatacataattaataattgataCTCCACGTTTGAAATGAGAGGCTGCAGTTCATCCACCTCAAAGAGAAAGTTTTGGGCAAGAAATTATACAGAATCACCACGTGAAGAACTTACATAATTAATATAAATGTCTCATCCTTACCACTTGCACTTCCATGTAACAAATTGATCCCCCTTCATCGCTTATCTCGTCGTCCTCGTCTTCCACACTCATGGCGTTCATTAAATGGCCATcatgctgaaaaaaatgaaaccatgATAAGCCGTCGAAATCGGCAGATAAGACTTATGTTTTTAAAATCTTTCCAGGAATGCACAATGCCTTAGCAATGGACAAAATAAGAAGAACAATTAGTACCTACTCATTTCAACTCGTAAAGAACTTCAACAAGCCATAAAACTGAGGATTTGAGATAGTGAGATAAAAGTGTCAACTCACATGCCTCTAATTTTGAATagtaatattttgatgcaattaaaaataaaatggtaaatgaaAAGAAACGAAAAGGTTGACTATACAAGGGATACAAACTCTGTATAGCCACCGGCGTACCTCAAAGAAGCCACCGACACGTGCAATTAATCACACCAGCACTTAATGTGCACTTCCTGATGGCTCCTTTAACTGCACTCGTGGGTAAATCCGCAATCACGGtcaagaaaaatgaatttgacGACAGTCACTGGTTCTTCCATATTAATCCACTTTAAATGGAAATTCAATAGATAAGGAAGCGATTGTTTTTAGTCttagtgttttcataaaaaatctggCATTGACGATAAAGAGCAAAGTCGCAAATACAAATCACGAAAACGACATGCTAATGTTGCAATATCTTGTGtcacgaaaaaaggaaattttcagtctttctctctctcttcttcaaaACGAGAACCGTGAGCCAGTgaattttacaatgaaaaagGTCGACTTCATCCCTTACTAGAGGGTCACAATTGACACAAGCAACTAGACAAACCACGGAATTGACGAAAACATAATAaggattaggaaaaaaattagagtgTTGACAGGAGACTTTGGTGTGATTCCTGCCAAACTACCGCGAAAGTTACGTTAGGAACACacgagaggtagagagagagagagagagagagagagggaacatGGGGTCATATCCTGCATACACAAGTACCCGACTTGCTGACGGCGCCTGGAGATGTCTCGACGTCTCGGGAGGTGGGGCGACCAAAGACTCCTCCATCAGCACGCCGTCAGGGATCTGCGCCCCTGCGACCACAGCCATCACGGCGAACCCCACCCACAGAGGCGGATGGAACGGCGAGCGCATCGTAGGCCCCTGGAcgaggagaaaaagaaatgttACTTCTAATCCACCGAAGTGACGCGagcatacttttttttaaaaagtagCAGCTGgaggcaaaattttgaaaatgaaagaattaagtCAAAGCCGCAATTGAACACTTGTCATTCGTTGGTAATGCCATCGTGAACCCAGATGAATGAAGCCATTCTAGGCTTTAGGTATGGGCAGGAATATTTCAGAAGTGGCGGCTTTGAAGAGGAGTGGCGGACAGacgggaatatttttaaaatttggaggataAACGAAGGGGAAACTCAACGTCGGCGTCAGATTCTAGGATTCGTAAACTACTAGAAAAGGCATTTATACGAAAGACAGGAGAAAATCCTTCCAACGGGAAGGAAACTTCAGTTGTACTatcaaaaaatcatgaaaactcCTGTCGAATTTTCACAGAAATATGTACACTTTGACTAGGAATCGAAATTGGGAACTTTCAAACTGATAACCATACCAGTTTGATGAAATCTAAAGCaccataaatgaaaatttacttcaAGAATATGTACCTTtcgtaaacaattaaaaattttgatgaattttacgATGGAGTGATGTCCTCCAAAATTGTGaggaggaaaaattcaaaagagtCGGCAATCGGCCATTTCCTTGGCTGAAAGGACTTGGCCCTAAAATCCTTCCCGACACTCGACGAACGCAGCAGCCTCGTTCGCGACAGACATTATTGAGAGGGTGGCGGAAGACGAGTGCAGGCAGGGCAGATCCTTAGCAGAATTCGCTGGAGGAGACAAAGTGAACGCCATGCGACGGACGAGAAAAGTGCGCATTGCCGCGCGATGGCGTGTGAGCGGAAGTGTCGGCCACTGCCTCCCGAGACGAAGTCTCTCATTTAGCTCTTCAATTCTCACTGCGTACGCCGTGGGAGAATGAGAGGAGATTTAACGGAAAAAAATGACCACGcacgcaaattattttttttcctcaggcCACAACTAAGCGTATTCTTGTTAGCGGAACAGGCAGAACGACCCCTAAAAATCTGCACTTTTTCGTTACGGATTGATTTGTAGGTCCTTCACATCGATCGCAAAATTAGACTTGCGCGAATAGAGTAAAATACAAGCTATAAAATCGTATTCAAAGAGAAAGTACTTTATTCTgattgatatttatgaaaaaaataagcaaaaactcCCATGACCAAAGATGTGGAAGCATCATTCATTCTGATCATGAAAATTTCTTAACAacgttaattaaaatttctaattaaaattaacgagaagtaatttaaagagaaattataaaccaaaaagTGGCACTGATCGGTCGGTCCATAGCCGCAGGCGACCCCTGAAATAATTCCACTAGGCCCGCACCactatacaaaataataattttaacacgATAACAGATAAAGAGAAGGGACATGGAGATATTTTGATGCTCAAATTtagtaaaatgattttataattacaaatatatcTCGTAGGAGTACAGGATTCGTGCAGCCCACAGTCCGTCAGTCTAGAGCCATTCCGACTTGAGAATTCAGTCCGTGGGCACTAAGAGGTAGACGGCCCCTGCATTCAAGCTAAATAATCGTAGCAACATTCACCggcggaaaaaatattattcatttaaaactgAATTCATCAAAAAAATCAAATCCATCATCCGACCGAACACTGTGGGAGCCATGTTCTCCTGTTATTATTCATAACATAAGATCCGAATTTATCATGCTAAGCGAAAATACTATCATTGTTACGATGAAAGGTTTGTTCTAGAATTgcacttgtatattatgaaaatacaCGGAATATTTTAGCGTTTGTGTCCTCTAAATTGGCCTCCTATCAGAAACTCtcttaaaatatcatcattaaatTCACAAAACATACACTGAACAATCATGTGGCCACAGATATAAATATAGGACCTGAGCCGTTGGGCAGACTAATCCGTTGTGCAGATCATCAGGCCGTAGGATTTTCCAATACCGCGTCCACACACGGACTAGAGCGCAGACATTCGGTAATCCAATTTCGACAGCAATGAAGGATGTAACTACAGTAAACTGCCATCAAAGTTATCTCCACTTCGAACCCAGGCCTTTCATTTCGTCAAAATCACGTCATCAATATCACCTTCAGTACTTAAATCTGTAATCGTAGATCTGTGTGCAGTAACCGCACtacttttctttggaaaatgagataaggatgaaaaaataaattataagagaaattttaaCTATATCGCAAGCACATTTACCTTTCTATATTTTCCCCAGTATAAATAGACAAAAAGTCATCATTACAttgcattcaatgatttttttatagtgGTAAAGATAACATTCAGACGGCGTATAACCTCGTTTGACCTCGGTGAATGCGGTTAGAGAGGTTTCGGACTAAACGCGCAAAGTTGGGCTTTGGACTCCACAGCCAAAAATTCTTTACTGGTCTATTTCACCATTCTCAATTCCGAGCTCAATTACCCGCCCACACCCACGGCACGGTGGTCAAagtacaataaattattttaaatacttaataaGTGGAACCTGgctcagagtaaaaaaaaatccactgaaaactggaaaaaagtggattcGTATCTGCGATACTTTGATTTCGACGAGCACGAACCAGATGACAATCTTAACCCATGCTACTCCACCTAGTCACACTAAAATTAACATAGAAAGTAACATTACGGGCTTCAAGCATCAATATTTATACACATAAAATGAAAAGACGCAGAGATGAAAGTTAGAAACGGCTAAAAATTGCATAGTACACCACCTTAGGGGTAACCCTGATTGATTAAACCAGTGACTTTATGTTATCTCGTCGCTGGAACCGATAAGAGCCAAAGCAATCATTCAAGTATCACTGGTATGTGTTAGACGTCACAACATTGGTGGCTGGCCATTACTGTACTCGTAAATTTACTTACTTGCTCTTTTGGAACGGACTCCACCAAACAAATGTCCTCCGACAGCGAAATTTTCGAGCCAAAAAAGACACTAGGGAAGAACATAGCTTTTATATAAGCACGTCCAAATGAAGTGGAGAAGCCACTCCAATGAAGAATCAAAGATAAAAGCAATTAACTGGTGGGTACCTTTCGTGGTGACTTACTCGGCTTCTACCCTCCTTTCAATCTCCAGAAGGGAAACCTTATTAACCCCACTGTTAGGCAATAAGGACTTTCCAAAGAAAAAATAGCCACGCCTAAAAATACGCATCCGAATGCGACAAGGAAAAGTCAACGAATCATAAATTAGGTTCCTTCCACAGGTTTTTATCGATAAAGTCAAGCTGACTTTGACTAATATCAGGTCAGCCTAAAAACGTTTTCTCAAACTCGAGAAAATCGCGTCAGTTAATTACGAAATAATTTCCTGCGAATTTATTagtaaaaacaacattaaaaatgGAGATACCTAATACCACTTACATACTAAGTCAACGACATAGACATCATTTTTTCTTATAAACTCGTAATTTTAAGGTCCTTACATCATTATACCAATTGGCCACCAATTCCAAACTAACCATATAAAACAATGAATTAGGAATAAGAGACTAAAAAGTACCAGTCAAATAAGAGAAGCAACGATTGGAACACTAAGCTAATAGCTAAAAGGAACGAAAAAAGCTATGAATACCGATTGCTATAACAGAAGCGGATCAATTTCAAGCGGAAGAAGCGAATCGACGTGACGCACTGGTGACTCGAAACGTCACGGCAATAGACCAGACACCTACTATTCGTCCGTTACCGAACTGTGCACCGTGATTCCGGGCATGGAATAGGGATTTTCCCCTAGAATAACCCCGCCTCTTATCCTGTTGTATGGCACCGAAGGTTATACCGAAGAGAGTTTCCTGCTTCGGGTTTCCTACCGTCAGCAACGAAACaaatttttcctgattttttcccGTTGGATGAAATGATACAGTGCTGACAATAGCATGCATTAACCAGTTAAATTGAAAAGATAGCGAAAGAGACCATTTCAGCAGTAGGTATCAACACTGGTCGACTACAGATTATATCGAGCAGAGGTGAGAGAGAGGCGAGCAGAGCAGAGGtggaaattttacattaaaagccTATGCGACCTAGGCGCTTTAACTGCAGAGAGCTTTCTCCTTTTCAAGTCCTTATTTCAAAAAGTTGCGCTTTTAAAGATAATAATGCTTCGTAAATTCTAATCAATACTGCATTTTATGGAACAATTAAAATTACGTCTCACTTATAATTTCCTTGAGAACTCCTAGAACAATTTTCGAAGAACCATTGCGGTATCAGAGAGAGAAATGAGGATTTATTTAAAGATGGAATTGATAAATTATCTGGATGGCATGCCACGGCCATTCTCTCGtcgttttaattttgaaataaggccCTTTTAACGATTAAAGATGGCACAAATCAGGCACCAATGCAGATTAAATGTACTACCGAGTAAATATTAGCAGACATTAGTCAAATCAACTCGCAGCTAAGATTAAAGCCACCGATTGCGTTCAACTGATAGTGCGTCGGCCTCTACTACTAGATGTAGAGGTTAACTGCAATATAAGCGCGTttactcgtcgaataagcagtcgtggacaaaaagcgacggtaTTCCGAGgaggtatgggtctatccctgaaTAAGATAGGACATATAAATGATACTTAAAGCCGGTGAAGATTACTTGGCGACGGGAAGCCgccaataatagggtggtttcctattatttttttattgcctaaatcgaaagattattactcctggagtacgtatttcacgcttttagatttttaaatgacgatatctatttttcgcgattaaatgaaaagtgaaaaatttcaagcgcgcgaaaacgcaacgcgtaagtaggaatgatgggaaaaagtccgtgcgacgcatttctggttccccctcccgccttgtgaggtgaccttgatcgaggctctgagcgctgataggacgcaggatgctagcgggtagctgagtgccttgctggctggtagcgcttggcttaaaaaaggtttattaataccttatcaaacgaagaaaactttccgaccttagccagtttaaataggtgattattaagacatgtttccctgagctctgtgcctcatgcatgcattggtaacctcagacgatgtataactcctatcctctcgtgtagaaactaggtccctgtgacgtcacgtggagtggaatcgcatgggcgccaatctggcctttttcaaatgaggataaaatttgacccttgccattcgtctaaaccggtatttcaaaaaccaaataatttgtgtattatgaatacactaatggtgggtaacgaatcgcaatcaatgcctttcgttttctttgatgaaggaaactaccctattacgctTCCCATCATCGGGAGAAGAGGGCAGCCGCTCTTCTTCAGATGAGTGAAGACGGAGAAAACAGTGGTTGGTACAGCGatactcatttcactgcaggcgtggtaacatttacttaaacggcataagtactgcgatgtggaaggcaagggggaAACCATAACATTATTATCCCGAGAAATGACAGCTGCTCCACCCATTACGTCAAAGAAATGATTGCATTCTCTCGTGCATAAAATTCCGTAGGTAAAGTAGTCCCCCATTCGAAATCAGCGAAATAAAGTGGCTGAGAGAGGGAGACTTCTGGAGTGTATGCCACATGATTATGCACACTGCACCTGTAAATGGTAATGTGGGAATCGGTATAACGCACATAAATAGTGCCGGAAGGTGGGTGAAAAGCTTTCTGCAGTATAGTGAAAGAATAGTCATGCTAAAGTCAGAGACTAAACCGGTAGATACCGAAGGGGTGCAGGTTCACATGCCAACAATCGGAAATGCAAATGAAAAGGTAGAAGACATATAAGAGAATATCACATAATTAATCAATAGAGTACCAAGGGCagagaaattcattattttagttCAACAGAGACAGGCGTTATTTTAGGATATTGAAAGGGTTTTGACACAGAGTAGTAAAGACAGAAGA
It encodes the following:
- the LOC124158433 gene encoding uncharacterized protein LOC124158433 isoform X2 produces the protein MFFPSVFFGSKISLSEDICLVESVPKEQGPTMRSPFHPPLWVGFAVMAVVAGAQIPDGVLMEESLVAPPPETSRHLQAPSASRHDGHLMNAMSVEDEDDEISDEGGSICYMEVQVTRRIPGRCVSLGRSRGCVAGIYLHAYHHECQ
- the LOC124158433 gene encoding uncharacterized protein LOC124158433 isoform X3; this translates as MRSPFHPPLWVGFAVMAVVAGAQIPDGVLMEESLVAPPPETSRHLQAPSASRHDGHLMNAMSVEDEDDEISDEGGSICYMEVQVTRRIPGRCVSLGRSRGCVAGIYLHAYHHECQ